A window of Pseudomonas monteilii contains these coding sequences:
- a CDS encoding heat-shock protein, translating into MTTAFSLAPLFRHSVGFDRFNDLFESAARNETGSSYPPYNVEKHGDDHYRIVIAAAGFQEADLDLQVEKGVLTVTGGKRDNANGEVTYLHQGIAQRAFKLSFRLADHIEVKAADLANGLLSIDLLRLVPEEAKAKRIPINGEKPALN; encoded by the coding sequence ATGACTACTGCTTTTTCGCTCGCTCCACTGTTCCGCCATTCCGTCGGTTTCGACCGTTTCAACGACCTGTTCGAGTCGGCGGCGCGTAATGAGACGGGTAGCAGCTACCCGCCCTACAACGTGGAAAAACATGGCGATGACCACTATCGCATCGTGATCGCGGCGGCCGGTTTCCAGGAAGCCGATCTCGACCTGCAAGTGGAAAAAGGCGTGCTGACCGTGACCGGTGGCAAGCGTGACAACGCCAATGGCGAGGTCACCTACCTACACCAGGGCATCGCTCAACGTGCCTTCAAGCTGTCGTTCCGCCTGGCCGACCACATCGAGGTCAAGGCCGCGGACCTGGCCAATGGCCTGCTCAGTATCGATCTGTTGCGTCTGGTGCCGGAAGAAGCCAAGGCCAAGCGCATCCCGATCAATGGCGAAAAGCCTGCGCTGAACTGA
- a CDS encoding tRNA dihydrouridine synthase DusC produces the protein MQIALAPMEGLVDNILRDVLTRTGGIDWCVTEFIRVCDRLLPPAQFDKLAPELRHGAQTAAGVPMRVQLLGSDPVCLAENAVLACELGAPVIDLNFGCPAKTVNKSRGGAVLLKEPELLHAIVSEVRRAVPAHIPVTAKMRLGFETPDGAMDCARALADGGAAHLVVHARTKVEGYKPPAHWEWVAKVQDVVRVPVFANGEIWSVDDWRRCKAVSGARDIMLGRGLVSCPDLGLQIAAARDGRAYHPMTWAALLPLLQAFWQQAQAKLSPRYAPGRMKQWVAMLTRNYPEAVALFAELRRESDCARISALLGLPAVSTEPCVA, from the coding sequence ATGCAAATAGCCTTGGCCCCAATGGAAGGGCTGGTCGACAACATCCTGCGCGACGTGCTGACCCGCACCGGCGGTATCGATTGGTGTGTCACCGAGTTCATCCGCGTGTGCGATCGGCTATTGCCGCCTGCGCAGTTCGACAAGCTGGCGCCCGAACTTCGGCACGGTGCGCAAACGGCGGCAGGCGTGCCCATGCGTGTGCAGCTGCTGGGCTCCGACCCGGTGTGCCTGGCCGAGAATGCCGTGTTGGCCTGCGAGCTGGGCGCGCCGGTGATCGACCTCAACTTCGGCTGCCCGGCCAAGACCGTCAACAAGTCCCGCGGGGGCGCGGTGCTGCTCAAGGAGCCCGAGCTGCTGCACGCGATCGTCAGTGAGGTCCGGCGCGCCGTGCCGGCGCACATCCCGGTCACCGCCAAGATGCGCCTGGGCTTCGAGACGCCCGATGGCGCGATGGATTGTGCCAGGGCCTTGGCCGACGGCGGGGCGGCGCACCTGGTGGTGCACGCGCGGACCAAGGTCGAAGGGTACAAGCCGCCGGCCCATTGGGAATGGGTGGCCAAGGTGCAGGACGTGGTCCGTGTGCCGGTCTTTGCCAATGGCGAGATCTGGAGCGTGGACGATTGGCGTCGCTGCAAGGCGGTGAGCGGCGCACGCGACATCATGCTCGGCCGTGGCCTGGTGTCGTGCCCTGACCTGGGCCTGCAGATTGCGGCGGCGCGTGACGGGCGCGCGTATCACCCCATGACCTGGGCGGCCCTGCTGCCCTTGCTCCAGGCGTTCTGGCAGCAGGCCCAGGCCAAGCTGTCGCCACGCTACGCACCGGGTCGCATGAAGCAGTGGGTGGCCATGCTGACGCGCAACTACCCCGAAGCCGTAGCGTTGTTCGCCGAGTTGCGTCGCGAGAGTGATTGCGCGCGCATCAGTGCGCTGCTGGGACTGCCGGCGGTGTCGACCGAGCCGTGCGTCGCCTGA
- a CDS encoding 4-hydroxybenzoyl-CoA thioesterase — translation MSWDLETPFIIDLRVGAEDIDGLGHANNAVYVTWLERCAWRHSQWLGLDLAEYRRLDRAMAVHRHEIDYLAATHQDDELQLATWIVNWDQRLRMTRRFQLKRPSDGMTVLRAQTTFVCIELSTGRPKRMPDEFLDCYRPMEMGGA, via the coding sequence ATGAGCTGGGATCTGGAAACGCCATTCATCATCGACCTGCGTGTCGGTGCCGAAGACATCGACGGGTTGGGTCACGCCAACAACGCGGTCTACGTCACCTGGCTGGAGCGTTGCGCCTGGCGCCACTCCCAATGGCTCGGACTGGACCTGGCCGAGTACCGACGCCTGGATCGCGCGATGGCCGTGCATCGTCACGAAATCGACTACCTGGCCGCGACCCATCAGGATGACGAGCTGCAGCTGGCGACCTGGATCGTGAACTGGGACCAACGCCTGCGCATGACCCGCCGTTTCCAGCTCAAGCGCCCCAGCGATGGCATGACCGTCCTGCGTGCCCAGACCACCTTCGTGTGCATCGAACTCTCCACGGGCAGGCCCAAGCGCATGCCCGACGAGTTTCTCGACTGCTACCGGCCGATGGAGATGGGTGGGGCTTGA
- a CDS encoding glutamate--tRNA ligase, with protein MTTVRTRIAPSPTGDPHVGTAYIALFNYCFAKQHGGEFILRIEDTDQLRSTRESEQQIFDALRWLGIEWNEGPDVGGPHGPYRQSERSEIYAKYAKELVEAGHAFYCFCTAEELDQMRAEQTARGETPRYDGRALKLDPQEVQRRLAAGEPHVIRMKVPSEGVCVVPDMLRGDVEIPWDRMDMQVLMKTDGLPTYFLANVVDDHLMGITHVLRGEEWLPSAPKLIKLYEYFGWEQPKLCYMPLLRNPDKSKLSKRKNPTSVTFYERMGFMPEAMLNYLGRMGWSMPDEREKFSLDEMVEHFDLSRVSLGGPIFDIEKLSWLNGQWLRDLPVEAFAQRVRDWAFNPDYLMAIAPHVQGRVETFSQIAPLAGFFFEGALKLDTTLFAHKKLSPDQVRQVMQLILWKLESLRQWDKERITATIQAVVDGLGLKLRDAMPLMFVAITGQSSSVSVLDAMEILGPDLTRYRLRQALEQLGGVSKKENKEWEKLLATLG; from the coding sequence ATGACCACCGTCCGCACGCGTATCGCGCCGTCGCCCACTGGCGATCCCCACGTAGGCACCGCCTACATCGCCCTGTTCAACTATTGCTTCGCCAAGCAACACGGCGGTGAGTTCATCCTGCGTATCGAGGACACCGATCAGCTGCGCTCGACGCGCGAATCGGAACAGCAGATCTTCGACGCCCTGCGCTGGCTCGGCATCGAGTGGAACGAGGGGCCTGACGTTGGCGGCCCGCACGGCCCGTACCGCCAGAGCGAGCGCAGCGAGATCTACGCCAAGTACGCCAAGGAACTGGTCGAGGCCGGTCACGCCTTCTACTGCTTCTGCACCGCCGAAGAACTCGACCAGATGCGCGCCGAGCAGACCGCCCGTGGTGAAACCCCACGCTACGACGGTCGTGCCCTGAAGCTCGACCCGCAAGAGGTCCAGCGTCGCCTGGCTGCGGGCGAGCCGCACGTGATCCGCATGAAAGTCCCGAGCGAAGGCGTCTGCGTGGTGCCGGACATGCTGCGTGGCGACGTCGAGATCCCGTGGGACCGCATGGACATGCAGGTGCTGATGAAGACCGACGGCCTGCCGACCTACTTCCTGGCCAACGTGGTCGATGACCACCTGATGGGCATCACCCACGTCCTGCGGGGCGAGGAGTGGCTGCCGTCGGCGCCCAAGCTGATCAAGCTGTACGAGTACTTCGGCTGGGAGCAGCCCAAGCTGTGCTACATGCCGCTGCTGCGCAACCCGGACAAGAGCAAGCTGTCCAAGCGCAAGAACCCCACGTCCGTGACCTTCTACGAGCGCATGGGCTTCATGCCCGAGGCGATGCTCAACTACCTGGGCCGCATGGGCTGGTCGATGCCCGACGAGCGCGAGAAGTTCTCGCTGGACGAGATGGTCGAGCACTTCGACCTGTCGCGCGTCTCCCTGGGCGGCCCGATCTTCGACATCGAGAAGCTTTCCTGGCTCAACGGCCAATGGCTGCGCGATCTGCCTGTGGAAGCGTTCGCCCAGCGCGTGCGTGACTGGGCCTTCAACCCCGACTACCTGATGGCCATCGCGCCGCACGTGCAGGGCCGTGTCGAGACCTTCAGCCAGATCGCACCTTTGGCTGGTTTCTTCTTCGAAGGCGCGCTGAAGCTCGACACCACGCTGTTCGCCCACAAGAAGCTCTCGCCCGACCAGGTACGCCAGGTCATGCAGCTGATCCTGTGGAAGCTCGAGAGCCTGCGTCAGTGGGACAAGGAGCGAATCACCGCGACCATCCAGGCCGTGGTCGACGGGCTCGGCCTGAAGCTGCGCGATGCCATGCCGCTGATGTTCGTCGCGATCACCGGCCAGTCCAGCTCGGTCTCGGTGCTCGATGCCATGGAGATCCTGGGCCCGGATCTGACGCGCTACCGTCTGCGTCAGGCGCTGGAGCAGCTGGGTGGCGTCTCCAAGAAAGAGAACAAGGAGTGGGAGAAGCTGCTGGCCACCCTTGGCTGA
- a CDS encoding excinuclease ABC subunit B (The UvrABC repair system catalyzes the recognition and processing of DNA lesions. The beta-hairpin of the Uvr-B subunit is inserted between the strands, where it probes for the presence of a lesion) produces MSEFELVTRFAPAGDQPEAIRQMVEGIEAGLAHQTLLGVTGSGKTFSIANVIAQVKRPTLILAPNKTLAAQLYGEFKTFFPNNAVEYFVSYYDYYQPEAYVPSSDTFIEKDASINDHIEQMRLSATKALLERRDAIIVTTVSCIYGLGSPETYLKMVLHIDRGDKLDQRALLRRLADLQYTRNEMDFARATFRVRGDVVDIFPAESDLEAIRVELFDDEVESLAAFDPLTGEVIRKLPRFTFYPKSHYVTPRETLLGAVEGIKEELKDRLEYLHTNNKLVEAQRLEQRTRFDVEMILELGYCNGIENYSRYLSGRPAGAPPPTLYDYLPADALLVIDESHVSVPQVGAMYKGDRSRKETLVEYGFRLPSALDNRPMRFDEWEAVSPQTIFVSATPGPYEQEHAGRVIEQVVRPTGLVDPEIEIRPALTQVDDLLSEIRKRVAIDERVLVTTLTKRMSEDLTDYLADHDVRVRYLHSDIDTVERVEIIRDLRLGTFDVLVGINLLREGLDMPEVSLVAVLDADKEGFLRSERSLIQTVGRAARNLNGHAILYADQITGSMQRAMDETARRREKQIAFNEANGIVPKGVVKDITDILEGASVPGARSKKRKGAAKAAEETARYEAELSTPADITKRIKQLEEKMFQFARDLEFEAAAQLRDEVNQLRERLLTV; encoded by the coding sequence ATGTCCGAGTTTGAGCTCGTCACCCGATTCGCGCCCGCAGGCGATCAGCCGGAGGCCATCCGCCAGATGGTCGAGGGCATCGAGGCCGGGCTGGCGCACCAGACCTTGCTGGGCGTGACCGGCTCGGGCAAGACCTTCAGCATCGCCAACGTGATCGCCCAGGTGAAACGCCCGACGCTGATCCTGGCGCCGAACAAGACCCTCGCCGCGCAGCTGTACGGCGAGTTCAAGACGTTCTTCCCGAACAACGCGGTGGAGTATTTCGTCTCGTACTACGACTACTACCAGCCCGAGGCCTATGTGCCGTCGTCCGACACCTTCATCGAGAAGGACGCGTCGATCAACGACCACATCGAGCAGATGCGCCTGTCGGCGACCAAGGCCCTGCTGGAGCGCCGCGATGCGATCATCGTCACCACGGTGTCGTGCATCTACGGGCTCGGCAGCCCGGAAACCTACCTGAAAATGGTGCTGCACATCGACCGCGGCGACAAGCTCGACCAGCGCGCGCTGCTGCGCCGCCTGGCCGACCTGCAGTACACCCGCAACGAGATGGATTTTGCCCGGGCCACCTTCCGCGTGCGCGGCGATGTGGTGGACATCTTCCCGGCCGAATCGGACCTGGAGGCCATCCGGGTCGAACTGTTCGACGACGAGGTCGAGAGCCTGGCGGCCTTCGATCCGTTGACCGGCGAGGTGATCCGCAAGCTGCCGCGCTTCACTTTCTATCCCAAGTCGCACTACGTGACCCCGCGCGAGACGTTGCTGGGTGCCGTAGAGGGCATCAAGGAAGAGTTGAAGGACCGGCTCGAGTACCTGCACACGAACAACAAGCTGGTCGAGGCCCAGCGCCTGGAGCAGCGCACCCGCTTCGACGTGGAGATGATCCTCGAGCTGGGCTACTGCAACGGCATCGAGAACTACTCGCGCTATCTGTCGGGCCGACCTGCCGGGGCGCCACCGCCTACCTTGTACGACTATCTGCCAGCGGACGCGCTGCTGGTGATCGACGAGTCCCACGTCAGCGTGCCCCAGGTGGGGGCGATGTACAAAGGCGACCGCTCGCGCAAGGAAACGCTGGTGGAATACGGCTTCCGTCTGCCCTCGGCGCTGGACAACCGGCCCATGCGTTTCGATGAATGGGAGGCAGTCAGTCCGCAGACCATCTTCGTCTCGGCCACCCCTGGTCCCTACGAGCAGGAGCATGCCGGGCGGGTAATCGAGCAGGTGGTGCGCCCGACCGGTCTGGTCGACCCGGAAATCGAGATTCGTCCGGCACTGACCCAGGTCGACGACCTGCTTTCGGAAATCCGCAAGCGTGTCGCCATCGACGAGCGGGTGCTGGTCACGACCTTGACCAAGCGCATGTCCGAGGACCTGACCGATTACCTGGCCGACCACGACGTGCGGGTACGCTACCTGCACTCGGACATCGACACGGTCGAGCGGGTCGAGATCATCCGCGACCTGCGCCTGGGGACCTTCGACGTGCTGGTGGGGATCAACCTGCTGCGCGAGGGCCTGGACATGCCCGAGGTGTCGCTGGTGGCGGTGCTCGATGCCGACAAGGAAGGTTTCCTGCGTTCGGAACGTTCGCTGATCCAGACCGTGGGCCGGGCGGCGCGTAACCTCAACGGGCATGCGATTCTGTACGCCGACCAGATCACCGGCTCGATGCAGCGGGCCATGGACGAAACCGCTCGCCGCCGGGAAAAGCAGATCGCCTTCAACGAGGCCAACGGCATCGTGCCCAAGGGCGTGGTCAAGGACATCACCGACATCCTCGAAGGCGCCAGCGTGCCGGGGGCGCGGAGCAAGAAGCGCAAGGGTGCGGCCAAGGCAGCCGAAGAAACCGCACGTTACGAGGCCGAACTCAGCACGCCGGCGGACATCACCAAGCGGATCAAGCAGCTCGAAGAGAAGATGTTCCAGTTCGCCCGCGACCTGGAGTTCGAAGCGGCGGCGCAGCTACGTGACGAGGTCAACCAGTTGCGCGAGCGGTTGCTGACGGTGTGA
- a CDS encoding aromatic amino acid aminotransferase, with amino-acid sequence MSLFSAVELAPRDPILGLNEAFNADPRTDKVNLGVGVYCNEEGRIPLLRAVIEAETRRAAQHASRGYLPIDGIATYDQAVQTLLFGADSPLLRDGRVVTVQAVGGTGALKIGADFLKRLAPGATVAISDPSWENHRALFETAGFPVQNYRYYDAASHDVDRAGMLEDLQALPAGSIIVLHACCHNPTGVDLSLDDWKHVLEVIKAKGHVPFLDMAYQGFGDGIAEDAFAVRLFADSGLQCFVSSSFSKSFSLYGERVGALSIVTDSRDEATRVLSQVKRVIRTTYSNPPTHGASIVAAVLNDPELRQMWETELAEMRGRIHGMRKQMVELLAQYGAKQDFSFVARQCGMFSYSGLTAEQVGRLKDEFGIYALSTGRICVAALNQNNIHVVTKAIVEVL; translated from the coding sequence ATGAGCCTGTTTTCCGCTGTCGAGCTGGCACCCCGCGACCCCATCCTGGGCCTCAACGAAGCGTTCAACGCCGACCCTCGTACCGACAAGGTCAATCTCGGCGTCGGCGTGTACTGCAACGAAGAGGGCCGCATCCCACTGCTGCGCGCCGTCATCGAAGCCGAGACCCGGCGTGCCGCGCAACACGCCTCGCGGGGCTACCTGCCGATCGACGGCATCGCCACCTACGACCAGGCCGTACAGACGCTGCTGTTCGGTGCCGACTCGCCCCTGCTGCGCGACGGCCGCGTGGTCACCGTGCAGGCGGTCGGCGGCACGGGCGCACTGAAGATCGGCGCGGACTTCCTCAAGCGTCTGGCGCCGGGCGCCACCGTCGCCATCAGCGATCCGAGCTGGGAAAACCACCGTGCGCTGTTCGAGACCGCCGGCTTCCCGGTGCAGAACTATCGCTACTACGATGCCGCCAGCCACGACGTCGATCGCGCCGGCATGCTCGAGGACCTTCAGGCGCTGCCTGCCGGCTCGATCATCGTGCTGCACGCCTGCTGCCACAACCCCACCGGCGTCGACCTGAGCCTGGACGACTGGAAGCACGTGCTGGAAGTGATCAAGGCCAAGGGGCACGTGCCGTTCCTCGACATGGCCTACCAAGGCTTCGGTGACGGGATCGCCGAAGACGCCTTCGCCGTGCGCCTGTTCGCCGACTCCGGCCTGCAGTGCTTCGTGTCCAGCTCGTTCTCCAAGTCGTTCTCGCTGTATGGCGAGCGCGTCGGCGCGCTGTCGATCGTCACCGATTCGCGCGACGAGGCCACGCGGGTTCTCTCCCAGGTCAAGCGGGTGATCCGCACCACCTACTCCAACCCGCCGACCCATGGCGCCAGCATCGTCGCGGCCGTGCTGAACGACCCCGAACTGCGCCAGATGTGGGAAACCGAACTGGCCGAAATGCGCGGGCGGATCCATGGCATGCGCAAGCAGATGGTCGAGTTGCTGGCCCAGTACGGCGCCAAGCAGGACTTCAGCTTCGTCGCCCGCCAGTGCGGCATGTTCTCCTACTCGGGCCTGACCGCCGAGCAGGTGGGTCGCCTGAAGGACGAGTTCGGCATCTATGCCTTGAGCACTGGTCGCATCTGCGTGGCCGCGCTGAACCAGAACAACATCCATGTCGTGACCAAGGCCATCGTCGAGGTACTGTGA
- a CDS encoding proteophosphoglycan precursor has translation MAERDTPGDLIAHLPKTGKGLPPVHLWNPAFCGDIDMRIARDGTWYYQGTPINRPAMVRLFSGILRRDEDRYVLVTPVEKVGIQVDDAPFVAVTLDVSGEGERQSLRFVTSVGDEVEAGPAHPLRVHLDPQTQAPSPYVRVRANLEALIHRNVFYQLVDLAVERQVEGVPWLGVWSGGVFFPIGRVD, from the coding sequence ATGGCCGAGCGAGACACCCCAGGCGATCTGATCGCGCACCTGCCCAAGACCGGCAAGGGCTTGCCGCCGGTTCACCTGTGGAACCCGGCGTTCTGCGGCGACATCGACATGCGCATCGCGCGGGATGGCACGTGGTATTACCAGGGCACGCCGATCAATCGGCCGGCGATGGTGCGTCTGTTCTCCGGCATTCTGCGCCGTGACGAAGACCGCTATGTGCTGGTCACGCCGGTGGAGAAGGTCGGCATTCAGGTCGATGATGCGCCCTTCGTCGCCGTGACCCTGGACGTCAGCGGGGAAGGTGAGCGCCAATCGCTGCGCTTCGTCACCTCGGTAGGCGACGAAGTCGAGGCCGGCCCGGCGCATCCGCTGCGCGTGCACCTCGACCCACAGACCCAGGCGCCTTCGCCCTATGTGCGGGTGCGCGCCAACCTCGAAGCGCTCATCCACCGCAACGTGTTCTACCAGCTCGTTGATCTGGCGGTCGAGCGGCAGGTCGAAGGGGTGCCGTGGCTGGGGGTGTGGAGTGGCGGGGTGTTCTTCCCGATCGGTCGCGTGGACTGA
- a CDS encoding TetR family transcriptional regulator, which yields MQKEPRKVREFRRREQEILETALKLFLDQGEDSVTVEMIADAVGIGKGTIYKHFKSKAEIYLRLMLDYEQELNALLHSADVDRDKEALSRAYFEFRMRDPQRYRLFDRLEEKVVKGNQVPDLVEELHRIRASNFDRLTGLIEGRISEGKLEDVPPYFHYCAAWALVHGAVALYHSPFWSSVLEDQEGFFQFLMDIGVRMGNKRKREPDAG from the coding sequence ATGCAGAAAGAACCTCGTAAGGTCCGTGAGTTTCGTCGTCGCGAGCAGGAAATCCTTGAAACGGCCCTGAAGCTGTTCCTCGATCAGGGCGAGGATAGCGTGACGGTCGAAATGATCGCCGATGCTGTCGGCATCGGCAAAGGCACCATCTACAAGCACTTCAAGTCCAAGGCCGAGATCTACCTGCGGCTGATGCTCGACTATGAGCAGGAGCTCAATGCGCTGCTGCACTCGGCCGATGTCGACCGCGACAAGGAGGCGCTGTCCCGTGCCTACTTCGAATTCCGCATGCGCGATCCGCAGCGCTATCGCCTGTTCGACCGGCTCGAAGAGAAAGTCGTCAAGGGCAACCAGGTGCCGGACTTGGTAGAAGAGCTGCACCGTATCCGCGCCTCGAATTTCGACCGACTGACGGGCTTGATCGAGGGTCGTATCAGCGAGGGCAAGCTCGAGGACGTGCCGCCGTACTTCCATTACTGCGCCGCCTGGGCCCTGGTGCATGGCGCGGTGGCGCTGTATCACTCGCCGTTCTGGAGCAGCGTGCTGGAGGATCAGGAAGGCTTCTTCCAGTTCCTGATGGACATTGGCGTGCGTATGGGCAACAAGCGCAAGCGCGAGCCGGACGCCGGCTGA
- a CDS encoding hydrolase TatD, translated as MLVDSHCHLDRLDLAAHQGCLDTALQAARDRGVGHFLCIGVSADNAQAVKTLSERYADVDCSVGIHPLDLTPGETPALDWLLNELAHPHAVAIGETGLDYHYEPEAASVQQASFRLHLEASRLTGKPVVVHTRAARADTLALLREADLAQAGVLHCFTEDWDMAKAALDLGYYISLSGIVTFRNAEALRDVARRVPADRLLVETDSPYLAPIPHRGKPNLPQYVREVAEFVASLRSESLESLAAQTTANFKRLFPLARVA; from the coding sequence ATGCTCGTAGACTCCCATTGCCACCTCGACCGCCTCGACCTTGCCGCCCATCAAGGCTGCCTCGACACCGCCCTGCAAGCGGCGCGTGACCGTGGCGTCGGGCACTTCCTGTGCATCGGCGTCAGCGCCGACAATGCGCAGGCCGTCAAGACGCTGAGCGAACGGTACGCCGATGTCGATTGCTCGGTCGGCATCCACCCCCTCGACCTGACGCCCGGTGAAACGCCGGCCCTGGACTGGCTGCTGAACGAGCTGGCCCATCCCCATGCGGTGGCGATCGGCGAAACCGGCCTGGACTACCATTACGAACCGGAGGCCGCGTCCGTGCAGCAGGCGTCTTTCCGCCTGCACCTGGAAGCCTCCCGCCTGACCGGCAAGCCGGTGGTCGTGCATACCCGCGCCGCACGGGCCGATACCCTGGCCTTGCTGCGCGAGGCCGATCTGGCCCAGGCGGGCGTGCTGCACTGCTTCACCGAGGATTGGGACATGGCCAAGGCCGCCCTGGACCTGGGCTACTACATTTCCCTGTCGGGGATCGTCACCTTCCGCAATGCCGAGGCGCTGCGTGACGTCGCGCGCCGTGTGCCGGCCGACCGCCTGCTGGTCGAAACCGACTCGCCGTATCTGGCGCCGATTCCTCACCGTGGCAAGCCCAACCTGCCGCAGTACGTACGCGAAGTCGCCGAATTCGTCGCCTCGCTGCGCAGCGAAAGCCTGGAGTCGCTGGCCGCGCAGACCACGGCCAATTTCAAGCGGCTGTTCCCGCTCGCCCGCGTGGCCTGA
- a CDS encoding DNA polymerase III subunit delta' (catalyzes the DNA-template-directed extension of the 3'-end of a DNA strand; the delta' subunit seems to interact with the gamma subunit to transfer the beta subunit on the DNA) translates to MAEAYPWQEALWQHLAGRERHAHAYLLHGPRGIGKRALAERLMARLLCQRPEGFEACGQCKACLLLKAGSHPDHFVLEPEEVDKPIKVDQVRELVAFVVQTAQLGGRKVVLIEPVEAMNVNASNALLKSLEEPSGDTVLLLVSHRPSLLLPTIRSRCQQVSCPAPSAAQSSQWLATALPDSDESEREVLLELAAGSPLRAASLQTQGVREQRALVTGGVKQLLKQQQSPSQLAEAWKTVPMLLVFDWFHDWTYRILRYQLTQDEEGLGLEDMRKVIQYLAQKSRQDQVLEVQDWILQQRQKVLSKANLNPALLLEALLTSWARLPGVR, encoded by the coding sequence GTGGCTGAAGCCTACCCCTGGCAGGAGGCGCTCTGGCAGCACCTGGCCGGGCGCGAGCGGCATGCCCATGCCTACTTGCTGCACGGGCCACGCGGCATCGGCAAGCGTGCCTTGGCCGAGCGGCTGATGGCGCGCCTGCTGTGCCAGCGGCCAGAAGGGTTTGAGGCCTGTGGCCAGTGCAAGGCGTGCCTGCTGCTCAAGGCCGGCAGCCACCCCGACCACTTCGTGCTCGAGCCCGAAGAGGTCGACAAGCCGATCAAGGTCGACCAGGTGCGCGAGCTGGTCGCCTTCGTGGTCCAGACCGCCCAGCTGGGTGGCCGCAAGGTGGTGCTGATCGAGCCGGTCGAGGCGATGAACGTCAATGCTTCCAACGCCTTGCTCAAGAGCCTTGAAGAGCCGTCCGGCGACACGGTGCTGCTGCTGGTCAGCCATCGGCCGAGCCTGCTGCTGCCGACGATACGCAGTCGCTGCCAGCAGGTGAGTTGCCCGGCGCCGAGCGCGGCGCAGAGTAGTCAATGGCTGGCCACGGCCTTGCCCGACAGCGATGAGTCGGAGCGCGAGGTCTTGCTGGAACTGGCGGCCGGTTCGCCGCTGAGGGCCGCCAGCCTGCAAACCCAGGGCGTGCGCGAGCAACGGGCCCTGGTGACGGGTGGGGTCAAGCAGTTGCTCAAGCAGCAGCAATCACCCAGCCAGCTGGCCGAGGCGTGGAAAACCGTGCCCATGCTGTTGGTGTTCGACTGGTTCCACGACTGGACCTACCGCATCCTGCGCTACCAGCTGACCCAGGACGAAGAGGGCCTGGGGCTCGAGGACATGCGCAAGGTGATTCAGTATCTGGCCCAGAAGAGTCGTCAGGACCAGGTGCTCGAGGTGCAGGACTGGATCCTGCAACAGCGCCAGAAGGTGCTGTCCAAGGCCAACCTCAATCCAGCCCTGCTGCTCGAGGCCCTGCTGACGTCCTGGGCGCGCTTGCCCGGTGTACGTTGA
- a CDS encoding thymidylate kinase, giving the protein MSGLFITLEGPEGAGKSTNRDYLAARLREQGLDVVLTREPGGTPLAEQVRELLLAPSQEAMAADTELLLVFAARAQHLAEVIRPALARGAVVLCDRFTDATYAYQGGGRGLSQARIAQLEQFVQGDLRPDLTLVFDLPVHIGLQRAAARGRLDRFEQEGQPFFEAVRQAYLARAHQAPERYALLDAAQSLEAVQRDLDALLPMLLDRCRG; this is encoded by the coding sequence GTGAGCGGTTTGTTCATTACCTTGGAAGGCCCCGAAGGCGCGGGCAAGAGCACCAACCGTGACTACCTGGCGGCGCGCCTGCGCGAGCAGGGGCTGGATGTGGTCCTGACCCGCGAGCCGGGCGGTACGCCGCTGGCCGAGCAGGTGCGTGAGCTGCTGCTTGCCCCGAGCCAGGAAGCCATGGCCGCCGATACCGAGCTGTTGCTGGTGTTCGCCGCGCGTGCCCAGCACCTGGCCGAAGTCATTCGTCCGGCCCTGGCGCGCGGTGCGGTGGTGCTGTGCGATCGCTTCACCGATGCGACCTACGCCTACCAGGGCGGCGGCCGTGGCCTGAGCCAGGCGCGCATCGCCCAGCTCGAACAGTTCGTGCAGGGCGACCTGCGCCCTGACCTGACCCTGGTCTTCGACCTGCCGGTGCACATCGGGCTGCAGCGTGCGGCGGCGCGTGGCCGCCTGGATCGCTTCGAGCAGGAAGGCCAACCCTTCTTCGAAGCCGTTCGCCAGGCCTACCTGGCACGGGCGCACCAGGCGCCAGAGCGCTATGCACTGCTCGATGCCGCGCAGTCCCTGGAGGCCGTCCAGCGCGACCTGGATGCGCTGCTGCCGATGCTGCTGGACCGTTGCCGTGGCTGA